A window of Gossypium raimondii isolate GPD5lz chromosome 7, ASM2569854v1, whole genome shotgun sequence genomic DNA:
TTTGtggagagagtgtttacaggAAAAAAATGGGATCCCCTTTTTAGTCACTTCACccattatttatagtgctagggaagatagtctaatcctacttaaattcctaaaagataaatacatttaattgaagataaataaagataaaataaaatcctaaaaataatccttaataattatctcaatattaattatcctaatataattaaaatagaatttaatagaataaaatctcttctttttgcatttcagcccttgtgtcctccatgcttgtactgttggcaccaacttttccttgtgtcgcacattagcccattttatctctaaattctcGCTTTTGGcctttaattttgcttttgcttttgcttttgcctcaaatttagtccctatgagataaaatatcataaatagctcaaattagcaggatcatactcagaataaatacataattaatacataaaatacgTTATTCCAGAGTGTTATcacttgttgcaaagggttacaatCAAATTCCAGGAATGGACTTCACtgatgtgttctccccagttgtgaagtATAGTTatattcgagctttgcttggtattatggtcatgcatgatttggagcttgagcagttacatgtaaaaactgcatttttgcatgTAGAACTTGAGGAgaatatttacatgcaacaaacagagggttttacagtctcagaaaaagaggactatgtttgttTACTGAAAAAATCTCTTTACGATTTGAAATAGTCACCAGGATTGTGGTACAAGaagtttgattcatttataacttctcatgatttcaaaagaagtagctttgacagttgtgtttactttaagaaaaatagtgacgGTTCTTTTGTGTATATACTCCTTTATGTTGGTGATATGTTGATAGCAacgaaagataaatgagagataagaaaggttaaagcccaactaagtgaagaatttgagatgaaagatttgatgttgattgtgctagagaccttgatagaagaagatctttCACAGGTTATGTATTTACAAttggaggttgtgcaatcaatTGGAAAGTCACTTTGCAAACCACAGTTGCTTTGtttaccactgaagctgagtacattgCGATTACTGaagcttgtaaagaagctatttagTTGAAGGGACTTTTTATGAACTCAATGAATaccttcaaatcagtacagtattttgtgacagttaGAGTGCCATCTttcttacaaaagatcaaatgtatcatgagagaacaaaacacattgatgttcagTATCATTTTTTTCGTGAGATTATTggtcgtggtgatattgttgtgagcaaaattagtactcatgaaaatcctacagatatgatgactaagtcgcttcttataaccaagtttgagcattgcttagacttggttggtgttcattgttgaagttaaacccttaaggggttttatggaagaagtggagaacttgttcgttgagagttcgcaatgaaaaacttgttcattgagaatttgtgtcaaggtggagattgttagaattaagtgacccgaatccttatttaaataaaatacagtggtaaaataaaataaaagtaaaatccatatagaactacacttctttttaaagtaaaatccatatagaactacacttctttttattttattttagaataaggtattttaaaccttattaaacttcatctatgtgatattgattagaataagatgtttcaatcttactacactcctattagaatatggttttacaagcctataaatagacgtcTACTCATCTTGTAGtgattcgaattcgacatagtgaattttcttattCTCTACCCGTGATtcttttcccgaaagggtttccacgtaaagacctgtgtgttctttatttttatttctcttttttttacgatatattgtcattaccgacattttattattttacacaTACTATTATCTATCCATCAACTTAAATAAATGTGGGCTTAGATTTGAGATGGAAATGGATTTAAACACACGTGTCTTTCGCTTgagttaaaaacaaaaacttttaaAGATCAAAAGGATGAACAATATTAAAAGCATCAAGGTCAGCATTAATCATATTTACACCTAATGATGGGTTGGATCACTTGTTTTAAGTCTAAAGGTTTATTCGAAAAGTTTGAGAGTTTAGGTAAAAATttaggctcgaaaaataaatttagacaaaaaataaaattaattttctaaatggGTCGGGGCTGGGGTCAAACTTTTCAGCTCGGGTcgaatttaacaaattttccctattgttgtttgttgttgttttgttgttggtatgttgttgttttgctactattttactattatattgctactatttttttgttattttttggatattatataactattttttattgttaattttgctactcttttagaggtatttgcttgctaagttgtAACTATATTAGTGTTATCTAagtataaaaactttttttaatatatttttaatttgttgtggaatatttattttgatgtttttagtgcATCTGAtgtagtatattttttaaatttatttttatataaataatctaaaataataataagaacgGATCAAATTgagtcaaatttaaatttaatatttcttatcTAAAGTAGGCTTCGACAAAATGGTAGGGAATGATAAAGTCTAGCGACACTACTCGCTGATGAGTTTATTATTCAATAATAGCTCGTAACAAGCAAAGTAGCATACTTAATTTAAGATGCAGCCAATGAATAATAAATTCGCCATAGTTTTGGAAACTAATACTGCAGAATTTCTTATTTCACCATCATGGCCAGTCGTTACTGTCAATCAAAAAGGCCAAAGAGTCCCAACCTGTGGCGGCATTGTCATTAAGATAAGGGTACGTGGTCCAATCCTCAAACATTGCCTCATCAAAGGGTAACAGCTGCATACGGTTCTCCTCGAAATTTCCATCGCTTGCTTTCCGCAGTTCATTGATTTCAAAGCTCAACAAATCCGAGCCGCCATCACTGTTCAACGAATCAAGCACTTGAGTTCCATTATGAGCTTCAACTGTTGCAATATCACCACCCATTTCTTGACTATTATTTGTTGAGTAAAGTTTACCATCTCGAAGCTTATCAATATCTTGACTTGTAGGTGGCTGTGTTGGGACCATGACCTTGCTGCTACCCCCAATGGCTTTAGTCTGAATCGCTGATCTTTTCGATGATTCCTTGAGTTTAGACTCGATTGGTATCGTTTTATGTGTAAAATTACTTGAACGAGGATATTTAATGGATGCTTGAGCTTTGGTTCTCTTGCTCAAAGTAGAATTCCAATAGTTCTTGATTTCATTGTCTGTTCGCCCTGGTAGCCTTCCGGCTATTAAAGACCATCTACCAACATCAAATAACGAGTGGTAAAAAGCTTTACACCCATTAAACAAGATCTTGGGTTTATTAAAAGTCGGAGTCGggatgaaaaaataataaaggagaGAGAGAGATTAGAAACCTGTTTCCAAGAAGATTATGGAGTCTGATAATGAGTTCTTCTTCATCATGGGAGATGTTGCCTCTTTTGATGTCTGGTCTAAGATAATTCACCCATCTAAGTCTGCAACTTCTGCAACATCTTTTCAAACCTGCATTTTCGGGGATAAACCATCAAAAGGCATGAAGTGAAAAGcttaattacaataatttcaCTTTGGGGTCTTATATAGATACCAGCTCTCTTGGGGAGGTTTCTCCATTTGCCTTCCCCATGAACATTAATATATGATGCAAGTATTTTATCTTCCCAATCAGTCCAAGCTCCTTTTTTTAGGCCTTCTTTGGAGCAACATGAACTCTTCCCCATACTTCTAATTTCTCCCACTCTCTCCCTTTGTTTATACAAATCCATAAAAATGGAAGAGGACTATTCCCCGTTTTATATCCCCACCAAGATAAAAGAACGAGAAACTAACACCTCAAGTTGCAGTCAAACTAACACCTAATAATTGTGTGGTTCGCCATATCATCGCTGTGAACCTCATTAGGCAAGTTTATTTGTTCTTGTTATCCTGGTATTAGATATGATGTTCAgaaatatcatttttaagacaaaaaaaaaacataaaagatttAAGGGGTGTAAAATGtcctcaattaaaataaaataaaaaaaagcaattaaagtctttctttttttaacactgtaattcaactttcaaaatgtataaaaaggccctcaatttaaaaaaaaaacaattaataccctttatttttttactgaATTGGGAACTTGAAcgtttaaaatacataaaagactcaaaagttttcaaaatgcAATTAAGCCCtgctcttattaaaaattagaagaaaattataataaataataaattttaacaaaattattaaatttcaataaaattaaaatttattaaaaattagaaattttttataaaaattgtaaaattttgtaaaactataaaaaattaacaactcctaaattttttcaattaaagtcatcaTGTGTCGCAACACAACAGTAACATGTGTatgtaaaaatgataaaaaataaaaatcaatacaagttatagaaaaattataaaat
This region includes:
- the LOC105801103 gene encoding transcription factor MYB123, with the protein product MDLYKQRERVGEIRSMGKSSCCSKEGLKKGAWTDWEDKILASYINVHGEGKWRNLPKRAGLKRCCRSCRLRWVNYLRPDIKRGNISHDEEELIIRLHNLLGNRWSLIAGRLPGRTDNEIKNYWNSTLSKRTKAQASIKYPRSSNFTHKTIPIESKLKESSKRSAIQTKAIGGSSKVMVPTQPPTSQDIDKLRDGKLYSTNNSQEMGGDIATVEAHNGTQVLDSLNSDGGSDLLSFEINELRKASDGNFEENRMQLLPFDEAMFEDWTTYPYLNDNAATGWDSLAFLIDSNDWP